From the genome of Spinacia oleracea cultivar Varoflay chromosome 2, BTI_SOV_V1, whole genome shotgun sequence, one region includes:
- the LOC110797612 gene encoding uncharacterized protein, translating to MPKTRRDRSVSFERSRRSPVPCSSSLTCESIAKSPPATVEDLKEWEDARCAVCMEHPHNAVLLICSAYDKGCRPYMCDTSYRHSNCLDQFRKSFTEALTETPSEEGIQPLVQSSDIVTVESLETIVASQQDEGKSQGSVAAEIGSMHKLQQKLVCPLCRGQISGWVVAESARDFMNAKIRSCACETCEYNGNYTDLRKHARVDHPQVRPSEADPERQRNWRRLERQRDIGDVLSTIQSSFSEDQDDDPNLLMDERGWITIFFLFRVWRPSSNSRSSSWSGTSRSRTRAQQGARRRSTARLWGESLEAEQGSASVEDEDSSDEGSVAWRRRVRRRLPTPDDES from the coding sequence ATGCCTAAGACAAGAAGAGATCGTTCTGTCTCTTTTGAGAGGTCTAGAAGGTCACCAGTTCCTTGCAGCTCGAGTTTGACGTGTGAATCTATTGCTAAAAGTCCTCCAGCAACAGTGGAAGACTTAAAAGAATGGGAGGACGCCAGGTGCGCTGTTTGTATGGAACATCCTCACAATGCTGTGCTTCTCATTTGTTCAGCATATGACAAGGGTTGTCGCCCATACATGTGTGATACCAGTTATCGTCACTCCAATTGTCTGGACCAATTTCGCAAGTCTTTCACAGAAGCTTTAACAGAAACACCGTCAGAGGAAGGTATTCAGCCTCTTGTTCAGTCATCAGACATCGTGACCGTCGAAAGTCTTGAAACTATTGTTGCCTCGCAGCAGGATGAAGGGAAATCTCAAGGTTCAGTTGCTGCAGAGATTGGCAGCATGCATAAACTTCAGCAGAAGCTGGTTTGCCCTCTATGCCGTGGACAAATTAGTGGGTGGGTTGTGGCAGAGTCAGCTCGTGATTTTATGAATGCCAAAATTAGGAGCTGTGCCTGTGAAACCTGTGAATATAACGGTAACTACACTGATCTGAGAAAACATGCAAGGGTAGATCATCCACAAGTAAGGCCTTCTGAGGCTGATCCTGAGAGGCAAAGAAATTGGAGAAGACTTGAGAGGCAAAGGGATATAGGTGATGTGCTGAGTACCATCCAATCATCCTTTTCTGAAGATCAAGATGATGATCCCAATCTCCTGATGGATGAGCGTGGTTGGATTACAATATTCTTCCTTTTCCGAGTTTGGCGTCCATCATCTAATTCTAGGAGCAGTAGTTGGTCAGGTACCTCAAGGTCACGAACCCGTGCACAACAAGGTGCTAGAAGGAGGTCAACTGCTAGGTTATGGGGAGAGAGCCTGGAGGCTGAACAAGGTTCTGCTTCTGTAGAGGATGAAGATTCCTCTGATGAGGGATCAGTTGCTTGGAGACGCCGTGTGAGAAGACGTTTACCTACTCCAGATGACGAATCCTGA
- the LOC110797611 gene encoding pentatricopeptide repeat-containing protein At1g19720: protein MSINGLLPSIPLHNAPFLNFLPRKLNLAPKFKTEATTPQIVGLKDIPHPRNHSFSRIRLADDFSDSKHQAAEDEIVECLSILNQINRNSGSTSSSSSACKQVHGRLVKVGALKVHATLGNMLVVAYSKNLELFNDAIKLFDEIPKRTVSAHAALINSFCRSEKWDDLFSMFGVMINDGMLPDRYLIPTILKACSVMQMGKFGKMVHGYAIRRGLAADVFVGNALIDMYTNCWGLKLSESVFDAMASRDVVSWTALIVVYMVHGLVDRAIDTFCRMELEGVEADLISWNALVSGLAMNGEIEFALKTLEEMQIKGVRPQENTWNGIISGCILNECYEHALDALVKMFSTSLTPNVVTVTSILPACAGLKDLNLGKAIHGYAIKHDIHFDSHVGGSLIGMYWKCGRIDDAESIFVMIKQKTTFICNEMVAAYMSVGNVEPALRIIESMKDSGPKPDVITCNTMLAAYFRDGRIEDVYNLLYEMPKMGLLPNVVTFNILISGYQQSSLSHEALKLFQAMQSPHSGSFLSQILKISIEPNPVTVTGALASCADLGLWRHGKELHAYIVRKGLDANIFVSSALVDMYAKCSDMASATEVFWRTKNRNTVTWNTLIAGYINRRQEDEAFILFDKMLEEGVEPSPVTYMILIPGCGEIGALRLGREMYGYLLKNQFDDSDNYLASPLIDLYDKCGGEVKQVFDPKLQSKTTFKNDILMKYIHYTSFVPIFGTFLEPF, encoded by the coding sequence ATGTCCATTAATGGACTACTTCCTTCCATTCCACTTCATAATGCTCCTTTCCTTAATTTTCTTCCACGTAAGCTCAATTTAGCGCCAAAATTTAAAACCGAGGCTACGACACCTCAAATTGTGGGTCTTAAAGATATACCACACCCTAGAAACCACTCATTCTCCAGAATCCGTCTTGCTGATGATTTTTCCGATTCCAAACATCAAGCTGCAGAAGATGAGATTGTTGAATGTCTCTCTATACTTAACCAAATTAACAGGAACAGTGGAAGTACTAGCAGCAGTTCTTCCGCTTGTAAACAAGTTCATGGACGTCTCGTCAAAGTTGGTGCTCTGAAAGTTCATGCTACCTTAGGGAATATGCTAGTGGTGGCGTATTCAAAGAATTTAGAGTTGTTCAATGATGCGATCAAGCTGTTTGATGAAATTCCTAAGAGAACTGTATCTGCACATGCTGCATTGATAAACTCGTTCTGTCGATCTGAGAAATGGGATGATCTTTTCTCGATGTTTGGGGTGATGATAAATGATGGCATGTTACCTGACAGATATCTCATACCAACCATCTTAAAAGCTTGTTCTGTGATGCAAATGGGAAAATTTGGTAAAATGGTTCATGGGTATGCCATAAGAAGGGGACTTGCTGCAGACGTCTTCGTCGGCAATGCTCTTATTGATATGTATACAAACTGTTGGGGATTGAAATTGTCAGAGAGTGTGTTCGACGCAATGGCTTCAAGGGACGTGGTTTCGTGGACTGCCCTTATTGTAGTATATATGGTTCACGGTCTTGTAGACAGGGCAATAGATACATTTTGCAGGATGGAGCTGGAAGGTGTGGAAGCCGATTTGATTTCTTGGAATGCACTTGTCTCTGGCCTTGCCATGAATGGGGAAATTGAATTTGCTCTAAAAACTCTAGAAGAGATGCAAATAAAAGGGGTGAGGCCACAAGAGAACACTTGGAATGGAATAATCTCAGGCTGCATTCTGAATGAATGTTACGAACATGCTTTAGATGCACTTGTTAAGATGTTTTCGACTTCCTTGACCCCTAATGTTGTGACAGTTACTAGCATTTTACCAGCTTGTGCTGGCTTGAAGGATCTAAATTTAGGAAAAGCAATTCATGGATATGCTATCAAACATGACATTCATTTCGATTCTCATGTCGGTGGATCATTGATTGGTATGTATTGGAAATGCGGAAGAATTGATGATGCAGAAAGTATTTTTGTCATGATAAAGCAAAAAACCACTTTCATATGCAATGAGATGGTTGCAGCTTACATGAGCGTGGGAAATGTGGAGCCAGCTCTTAGAATTATTGAATCAATGAAAGACTCTGGTCCAAAACCTGACGTTATTACTTGTAACACAATGCTTGCTGCCTATTTCAGAGATGGCAGAATTGAGGACGTTTATAATCTGCTGTATGAAATGCCTAAAATGGGCTTGTTACCAAATGTTGTCACGTTCAACATACTAATATCTGGTTATCAGCAATCTTCCTTGAGTCATGAAGCTCTGAAACTTTTCCAGGCTATGCAATCACCTCATAGTGGAAGCTTTCTTTCACAAATATTGAAAATTTCAATTGAACCAAATCCTGTCACTGTTACTGGTGCCCTTGCATCTTGTGCTGATTTAGGTTTATGGCGCCATGGAAAGGAACTTCATGCTTATATTGTCAGAAAAGGTCTTGACgctaatatttttgtttcaagtGCACTGGTTGATATGTATGCAAAATGCAGTGATATGGCCTCAGCAACAGAAGTTTTCTGGAGAACAAAAAACAGGAACACGGTTACCTGGAACACACTGATAGCAGGTTACATCAACAGAAGGCAAGAAGATGAGGCATTCATTCTTTTCGATAAAATGCTTGAAGAAGGGGTTGAACCAAGCCCTGTTACTTATATGATACTTATTCCTGGCTGTGGAGAAATAGGAGCTCTTAGATTAGGGAGAGAGATGTATGGATACCTTCTGAAGAATCAGTTTGATGACTCTGATAATTACCTTGCAAGTCCTTTGATAGACCTGTATGATAAATGTGGTGGGGAGGTCAAACAGGTATTTGACCCCAAATTGCAATCTAAGACCACATttaaaaatgatattttaatGAAATACATCCACTATACTTCTTTTGTACCTATTTTTGGGACCTTTTTAGAACCTTTCTAA